The following proteins come from a genomic window of Elusimicrobiota bacterium:
- a CDS encoding acyl--CoA ligase, producing the protein MNPREWLWQKSVLFLLRRYPLPRDIIRRAFRSFGPRTALVSSRGVLTFDELADRVRRWCGLLAEWGVGPSSRVFVQLKDDGEFIEIDLALYLTGAVVTFFHEATPPAFVAGAARVFHPVLFLHDPATGSAAAEALAAVDSAARRVPVDAALRARVDAAPALDPTPALRPEDICGMGFTSGTSGLPKCLPVAQGSPVRSLRLLIPHLKISAARPGTLLSGIPLIGAGSGLIFPWLTTGGCLALCPQHDIDSVVATIRQTKATRLFLTPSQLIDLLDLPPERLDFMVRVVQIIYGTAPMPAAKLEEAVRRFGPLFQQGYGMAEVLPPVTFLPMEDHARGGRPAPRSVLSSVGRVVKGVEVKIKDENGRPLPVGDTGLVWVKSPTLFTGYWDREDLNARVLVDGFLRTGDYGFFDDEGYLHILDREQDVIDRHGQKLFPRVVEETAHDHPAVKEAAFVLNKNTGRLTLVLSLRRGFREQPRAPLARDILEFVRSRVAAWQRPEDARVLDELPRSFLAKMLRRDVREFVEKNPDIGP; encoded by the coding sequence ATGAACCCCCGGGAATGGCTGTGGCAAAAGAGCGTTCTTTTCCTTTTGCGACGCTACCCGTTGCCCCGCGACATCATCCGGCGGGCCTTCCGGTCCTTTGGCCCCCGCACCGCCCTCGTCTCGTCCCGCGGCGTCCTGACGTTCGACGAATTGGCCGACCGGGTTCGCCGGTGGTGTGGTCTATTGGCCGAATGGGGGGTGGGGCCCTCCAGCCGGGTGTTCGTTCAACTGAAAGACGACGGGGAGTTCATCGAAATTGATTTGGCCTTGTATTTGACGGGAGCCGTGGTTACGTTTTTTCACGAAGCCACCCCGCCCGCGTTCGTGGCCGGCGCGGCGCGGGTGTTTCATCCGGTGCTGTTCCTGCACGACCCGGCCACCGGGTCCGCCGCGGCGGAAGCCTTGGCCGCCGTCGATTCCGCGGCGCGGCGCGTGCCGGTGGACGCCGCCTTGCGAGCGCGGGTGGACGCCGCCCCCGCGCTCGACCCCACCCCCGCTCTTCGGCCCGAGGACATCTGCGGTATGGGGTTCACCTCCGGGACAAGCGGGCTCCCCAAATGCCTCCCCGTGGCCCAGGGGTCGCCCGTCCGAAGCCTCCGGCTTCTCATCCCCCATTTAAAAATTTCGGCGGCCCGCCCCGGCACGTTGCTTTCGGGCATTCCCCTGATCGGCGCCGGCAGCGGGCTCATCTTTCCCTGGCTGACGACCGGCGGCTGCTTGGCCCTCTGCCCACAGCACGACATCGACAGCGTGGTCGCGACCATTCGCCAAACCAAAGCCACCCGGTTGTTTTTGACCCCCAGCCAACTCATCGACCTGCTCGACCTCCCCCCCGAGCGGTTGGACTTTATGGTCCGGGTGGTTCAAATCATTTACGGCACGGCGCCCATGCCCGCCGCCAAACTGGAGGAAGCCGTGCGTCGGTTCGGGCCCCTCTTTCAACAGGGCTACGGAATGGCCGAGGTGCTCCCGCCGGTGACGTTTCTCCCGATGGAGGACCACGCCCGCGGCGGCCGGCCGGCGCCCCGGTCGGTTTTGTCATCGGTGGGCCGCGTGGTCAAAGGGGTCGAGGTCAAAATTAAAGACGAAAACGGCCGGCCCTTGCCCGTGGGGGACACCGGACTGGTGTGGGTGAAAAGCCCGACCCTGTTCACGGGGTATTGGGACAGGGAGGACTTGAACGCGCGGGTCTTGGTGGACGGATTTTTGCGCACCGGCGATTACGGTTTCTTCGACGACGAGGGCTATCTCCACATTTTGGATCGGGAGCAGGACGTGATCGACCGCCACGGCCAGAAACTCTTCCCCCGCGTGGTCGAGGAAACCGCCCACGATCACCCGGCCGTCAAAGAGGCCGCGTTCGTGTTGAACAAAAACACCGGGCGATTGACGCTCGTGCTGTCGCTCCGACGGGGTTTTCGGGAACAACCCCGCGCCCCCCTGGCGCGCGATATTCTGGAGTTTGTCCGCTCCCGCGTCGCCGCGTGGCAGAGGCCCGAGGACGCGCGCGTGCTCGATGAATTGCCCCGGAGCTTCCTTGCCAAAATGCTGCGCCGCGACGTCCGGGAATTCGTCGAAAAGAACCCCGACATCGGCCCGTGA
- a CDS encoding MFS transporter has protein sequence MTPPKPVSRWSMGVVALANMGAVGLIGAMNIHLLFFYTDVLGIAPYIMNTALMISQLWDIVNDPLAGHLTDITRSRWGRRRIYLLIGALPLGVTCALLWWAPAGLAEWKLFAWILFAYLLFDTFFTLTMVALNSLVAALSTDYDERSTLAAWASVGALIGYFLGAAGVPAVAHWWGNARTGFAGAGVALGVLATVGMLAAGVLLREPPVVVPREKMSLKTLLLPLRNKPFRSVLAGTSVARLAFTFMTAGMPYFVVHWMKDPGGVPKAMGFVMAMVGLFIPFWRWVIGRWDKGRAYAAGLSVTGLAMASLWLTPRGGGAAAWISLSVVGMGLAAHWVAPTALLPDAIDWDEHHSGQRRDGIHFGLFGLIDKIARTLGVLLLGWGLAAVGYRGGTPSEAALTGFRALFGPGMGLLLLIAAGFMARYPLDRLAHQRLRDAMRTRQSGFPPIEP, from the coding sequence GTGACACCCCCGAAACCCGTTTCCCGGTGGTCCATGGGGGTGGTCGCACTCGCCAACATGGGGGCGGTGGGGCTCATCGGGGCCATGAACATCCACCTGCTCTTCTTTTACACCGATGTCCTCGGCATAGCGCCCTACATCATGAACACCGCCCTCATGATCAGCCAACTTTGGGACATCGTGAACGACCCCCTCGCCGGCCATTTAACCGACATCACACGCTCCCGGTGGGGGCGCCGCCGAATTTATCTGTTGATCGGCGCCTTGCCCTTGGGGGTGACCTGCGCGCTCCTGTGGTGGGCCCCGGCCGGACTCGCGGAATGGAAATTGTTCGCCTGGATTCTTTTCGCCTATCTTCTCTTCGACACGTTTTTTACACTGACGATGGTGGCCCTCAACAGCTTGGTGGCGGCGCTCTCCACGGATTACGACGAACGGTCCACCCTGGCGGCCTGGGCCTCGGTGGGGGCGCTGATCGGTTATTTTTTGGGCGCGGCGGGTGTGCCCGCCGTCGCCCATTGGTGGGGCAACGCCCGCACGGGTTTCGCCGGGGCCGGTGTGGCCTTGGGGGTCCTCGCCACGGTGGGGATGTTGGCCGCGGGGGTTCTCCTGCGCGAGCCCCCCGTCGTCGTCCCCCGCGAAAAAATGAGCCTCAAAACCCTGCTCCTCCCGCTACGAAACAAACCGTTTCGCTCGGTTCTGGCCGGGACCTCGGTCGCGCGGTTGGCTTTTACGTTCATGACCGCCGGTATGCCTTATTTCGTCGTGCATTGGATGAAAGACCCCGGAGGCGTTCCAAAAGCCATGGGATTCGTCATGGCCATGGTCGGACTCTTTATCCCCTTTTGGCGCTGGGTGATCGGCCGCTGGGACAAGGGACGGGCCTACGCCGCGGGACTTTCGGTGACCGGGCTGGCCATGGCCAGTCTCTGGTTGACACCGCGGGGCGGTGGGGCGGCCGCCTGGATCTCGTTGAGCGTGGTCGGCATGGGGCTCGCCGCCCACTGGGTCGCGCCCACCGCGCTGCTGCCCGACGCCATCGACTGGGACGAACACCATTCGGGCCAGCGGCGGGACGGAATCCATTTCGGACTCTTTGGCCTTATCGACAAAATCGCGCGGACCCTGGGGGTTTTGCTGTTGGGTTGGGGGCTCGCGGCGGTCGGCTACCGGGGCGGGACCCCTTCGGAGGCCGCCTTGACGGGATTTCGCGCGCTTTTTGGTCCGGGCATGGGCCTTCTCCTCCTCATCGCGGCCGGCTTCATGGCGCGTTACCCTCTCGACCGCCTCGCGCACCAGCGCCTGCGGGACGCCATGAGGACACGTCAATCCGGTTTTCCCCCAATTGAGCCTTGA